A region from the Lutra lutra chromosome 1, mLutLut1.2, whole genome shotgun sequence genome encodes:
- the LOC125082450 gene encoding 60S ribosomal protein L32-like produces MAALRPLVKPKIVKKRTTKFIRHQSDRYVKIKRNWRKPRGIDNRVRRRFKGQILMPNIGYGSNKKTKHMLPSGFRKFLVHKVKELEVLLMCNKSYCAEIAHNVSSKNRKAIVERAAQLAIRVTNPNARLRSEENE; encoded by the coding sequence ATGGCTGCCCTCAGACCTTTGGTGAAGCCCAAGATCGTTAAAAAGAGGACCACGAAGTTCATCCGGCACCAGTCAGACCGATATGTCAAAATTAAGCGCAACTGGCGGAAGCCGAGAGGCATTGACAATAGGGTGCGCAGAAGATTCAAGGGCCAGATCTTGATGCCCAACATTGGTTACGGGAGCAACAAGAAGACAAAGCACATGTTGCCCAGCGGCTTCAGGAAGTTCCTAGTGCACAAGGTCAAGGAGCTTGAAGTGCTGCTGATGTGCAACAAATCTTACTGTGCAGAGATTGCTCACAACGTCTCCTCCAAGAACCGCAAAGCTATTGTGGAAAGAGCAGCCCAGCTGGCAATCAGAGTCACCAATCCCAACGCCCGGCTGCGCAGcgaagaaaatgaatag